From the Oryza glaberrima chromosome 5, OglaRS2, whole genome shotgun sequence genome, one window contains:
- the LOC127773184 gene encoding bidirectional sugar transporter SWEET5 has translation MVMNPDAVRNVVGIIGNLISFGLFLSPLPTFVTIVKKKDVEEFVPDPYLATFLNCALWVFYGLPFIHPNSILIVTINGTGLLIEIAYLAIYFAYAPKPKRCRMLGVLTVELVFLAAVAAGVLLGAHTYDKRSLIVGTLCVFFGTLMYAAPLTIMKQVIATKSVEYMPFTLSLVSFINGICWTIYALIRFDIFITIPNGMGTLLGAAQLILYFCYYDGSTAKNKGALELPKDGDSSAV, from the exons ATGGTGATGAACCCTGACGCCGTCCGCAATGTCGTCGGAATCATCG GTAACTTGATATCGTTCGGGTTGTTCTTGTCGCCATTGCCGACGTTCGTGACGATCGTGAAGAAGAAGGACGTGGAGGAGTTCGTGCCGGATCCGTACCTGGCGACGTTCCTCAACTGCGCGCTGTGGGTGTTCTACGGCCTACCCTTCATCCACCCCAACAGCATCCTCATCGTCACCATCAACGGCACCGGACTCCTCATCGAGATCGCCTACCTCGCCATCTACTTCGCCTACGCCCCCAAGCCCAAGAGGTGCAGGATGCTCGGCGTCCTCACCGTGGAGctcgtcttcctcgccgccgtcgccgccggcgtgctcctCGGCGCCCACACCTACGACAAGCGCTCGCTCATCGTTGGCACCCTCTGCGTCTTCTTCGGCACCCTCATGTACGCCGCGCCGCTCACCATCAtg AAACAAGTGATCGCGACAAAGAGCGTGGAGTACATGCCCTTCACGTTGTCGCTGGTGAGCTTCATCAACGGCATATGCTGGACAATATACGCGTTGATCCGCTTTGACATCTTCATCACG atacCGAACGGCATGGGGACGCTGCTGGGCGCGGCGCAGTTGATCCTCTACTTCTGCTACTACGACGGGTCGACGGCCAAGAACAAGGGCGCCCTCGAGCTGCCCAAGGACGGCGACTCCTCCGCTGTGTAG
- the LOC127774657 gene encoding paired amphipathic helix protein Sin3-like 4 — MDSSPGDPGDGVPSKRARTERDPYRVETMEFLVLVKAELPDDVYSHFVRSMIKIRRQRNMSIEKCKEIILEILDGQPEAIQVFEHFIQGYSPCRAKMRSKAHNFVERVKACPDISREDFHALLNVLAKYYKNEIKTSEEVLEKVERIIGNYPEFLEEFKIFVPHHLRAHLPNEKSCTSPKSSRVSETFVSFTLDAMNKLDGLRVKATNGRNQATPLKYTQDQNQNHEGRGYSLRHKQTKRTTGLIENPRKEGDDKSPHAEDDEEHKTEPLLQWSTSRENELPLKVDPSNCKHCTPSYCLLPKNCVTLQSSYQTELGRSILNDSLVSVTSGREDCYKFRTKNQYEENMFKCEDDLFESDMLLQRFRATADFIEDLQYRFGSNVKIQEHLTPLHKRCIEQLYDDSGIDMLDALSESENTSSALAVILSRLNQKIGDFSEARLSLNKMCSDTVANNYYRSLDHCSPSFKQLDMKRMSPKALLAEDKQISQIKSHTDIHIHEDVGVIINYAYSRSCTTEDKPMMNWTKLVKAFVSVKFQWPDLKDTVSRRNVCEHCGMSRDFLNNIPVAVLTNEFVFSSKEVESLRAKSNESTSSLYHFDAEVEEGEFIPDVENIQLRVRCLPTNNSMHSTYGHWSGSEEHKSSRDDSNKEVGSSEYFGRTSKECDANRGISCCTLAVLCRLLQVMYERLLVAKNLSEGASTHDSYAHFKEKLCSLIHGSTDNWNFEQHCLKFLGPNSYVLFTLDKLIDRVIKQICKIYPSREDSSVLQRQERSRRTFNILKDPALPARRTNSSKELLHHQNARGPSIELPKQGREEAKGGCESHGDTGKMKQNHFQRRKKRALENGPPSFSQPGSGNQAHN, encoded by the exons GAACATGTCGAttgaaaaatgcaaagaaaTTATTCTCGAGATATTGGACGGCCAACCTGAAGCCATACAGGTCTTCGAGCACTTCATCCAAGGATATAGCCCTTGCAGAGCAAAGATGCGTAGCAAGGCACACAATTTCGTTGAGAGAGTGAAG GCATGTCCTGATATCAGCCGCGAAGATTTCCATGCTTTGCTGAACGTTCTTGCTAAATATTATAAGAACGAAATCAAGACCAGCGAAGAAGTTCTCGAAAAG GTTGAGAGAATCATAGGTAACTATCCCGAGTTCTTAGAAgagttcaaaatttttgtgcctCACCACCTAAGGGCTCATCTGCCAAATGAGAAATCTTGCACAAGTCCAAAGAGTAGTCGAGTCAGCGAG ACGTTTGTGAGTTTTACTCTAGATGCTATGAATAAATTGGATGGTCTCCGAGTAAAAGCAACCAATGGAAGAAACCAAGCGACTCCATTGAAGTATACTCAggaccaaaaccaaaaccatGAAGGCAGAGGTTATAGTTTGAGGCATAAACAAACTAAGAGAACCACTGGCCTGATTGAAAATCCTAGAAAGGAAG GTGATGACAAATCACCTCATGCAGAAGATGATGAGGAACACAAGACTGAACCTTTGCTTCAGTGGAGTACCTCACGAGAAAACGAATTACCCCTAAAAGTGGATCCTAGTAATTGCAAGCATTGCACTCCTAGCTATTGCCTGCTACCAAAGAAT TGTGTGACTCTCCAGTCAAGCTACCAAACTGAACTTGGAAGGTCTATTTTAAATGATTCTTTGGTTTCTGTTACATCTGGACGTGAGGATTGCTATAAGTTCAGAACTAAAAATCAATATGAAGAAAACATGTTTAAGTGTGAAGATGACTT GTTTGAGAGTGACATGCTATTGCAGAGGTTTAGAGCAACTGCTGACTTTATTGAGGATCTTCAATATCGGTTTGGCAGCAATGTGAAAATTCAAGAACACCTAACTC CTCTACATAAGAGGTGCATTGAACAGCTATATGATGATTCTGGCATTGACATGCTTGATGCTTTGTCAGAATCTGAGAACACCAGTTCTGCTCTTGCTGTTATACTTTCTCGTCTAAATCAGAAGATAGGAGATTTCTCCGAGGCACGATTATCCTTGAATAAAATGTGCTCAGATACTGTTGCCAATAATTACTATAGATCACTTGATCATTGTAGTCCCTCCTTCAAACAACTAGACATGAAAAGGATGAGCCCAAAAG CTTTGCTGGCAGAAGACAAACAAATCAGTCAGATCAAATCTCATACTGATATTCACATTCATGAGGACGTAGGCGTTATCATTAACTATGCATATAGTAGAAGTTGTACTACTGAAGATAAGCCAATGATGAATTGGACAAAGTTAGTAAAGGCATTTGTTTCTGTGAAGTTTCAATGGCCAGACTTGAAGGATACAGTTTCTCGCAGAAACGTTTGTGAACATTGTGGGATGAGCAGAGATTTTCTCAATAATATTCCTGTTGCTGTGCTTACTAAtgagtttgttttttcttcaaag GAAGTGGAAAGTCTAAGAGCCAAGTCCAATGAGTCTACTTCTTCGCTTTATCATTTTGACGCGGAGGTTGAGGAGGGTGAGTTCATACCAGATGTAGAAAATATACAGTTGCGTGTTCGATGTTTGCCTACCAATAATTCTATGCATAGTACCTATGGACATTGGAGTGGATCTGAAGAGCATAAATCATCAAGAGATGACTCCAACAAAGAGGTTGGAAGTTCAGAATATTTCGGAAGAACATCTAAAGAATGTGATGCAAACAGAGGAATATCTTGTTGCACTCTGGCTGTGCTCTGCCGGCTTCTCCAG GTTATGTACGAGAGACTACTAGTAGCTAAGAATCTTTCAGAAGGAGCAAGCACCCATGATTCATATGCACA TTTCAAGGAGAAACTCTGCAGCCTGATTCATGGGTCTACTGACAATTGGAACTTTGAGCAGCACTGCTTGAAATTTCTTGGGCCCAACTCCTACGTACTATTTACTTTGGATAAGCTTATCGATCGTGTTATCAAGCAG ATTTGCAAGATATATCCAAGCCGTGAAGACAGCTCTGTCCTTCAGCGGCAAGAGAGGTCAAGAAGAACATTTAACATTTTGAAAGACCCAGCTTTGCCGGCAAGAAGAACAAACTCGTCCAAAGAGCTGTTGCATCATCAAAATGCAAGAGGC CCATCAATTGAGTTGCCGAAGCAAGGTCGTGAGGAAGCAAAAGGAGGCTGTGAGTCCCATGGTGACACTGGAAAAATGAAACAGAACCATTTTCAGAGAAG GAAAAAACGCGCTTTGGAGAACGGTCCACCGAGTTTTTCTCAGCCTGGCTCAGGGAATCAAGCTCATAATTGA
- the LOC127773531 gene encoding acyl-protein thioesterase 1-like isoform X2: protein MVQAGPNSWILFHCQISSGFAPPQQPSLSQHLVDSLALHGLMWRILQWMAVTTLKDWMLQLRTLQTCCRQSRLMVLVPGPHQLKLRIGGFSMGAAASLYSAACYAHGKFTSGIPYPITLSAVISLSGWLPCSRTLRGKMESSHIAARRAASLPILLSHGRADEVVSYRNAERSSDTLRSSGFLYLHFKSYNGLGHYTIPEEMDDVGKWLSSRLGLDRSR, encoded by the exons ATGGTGCAAG CTGGTCCCAACTCCTGGATTCTCTTTCATTGCCAAAT ATCAAGTGGATTTGCCCCACCGCAGCAACCCAGCCTGTCACAGCATTTGGTGGATTCCCTTGCACTGCAT GGTTTGATGTGGAGGATACTTCAGTGGATGGCTGTGACGACATTGAAGGACTGGATGCTTCAGCTGCGCACATTGCAAACCTGCTGTCGTCAGAGCCGCCTGATGGTACTAGTTCCAGGACCACATCAAT TGAAGCTTAGGATTGGTGGTTTCAGCATGGGTGCTGCTGCTTCCCTCTACTCAGCTGCGTGCTATGCTCATGGCAAATTCACAAGTGGCATCCCCTACCCAATCACACTTAGCGCGGTCATCAGCTTGAGTGGATGGCTCCCTTGCTCCAG GACCCTGAGGGGCAAGATGGAGAGCTCACACATAGCTGCAAGAAGAGCTGCCTCCTTGCCTATCTTACTTAGCCATGGAAGAG CGGATGAGGTTGTATCCTACAGGAATGCTGAGAGGTCATCTGACACTCTGCGATCCTCGGGGTTCTTATATCTGCATTTCAAATCCTACAATGG GCTAGGCCACTATACCATCCCTGAAGAGATGGACGACGTTGGCAAGTGGCTCAGCTCAAGGCTTGGCCTCGACAGATCCCGCTAA
- the LOC127773531 gene encoding uncharacterized protein LOC127773531 isoform X1 produces the protein MSYYGSSSSGGRGGQRVEYGRTYVVRPKGRHQATIVWLHGLGDNGASWSQLLDSLSLPNIKWICPTAATQPVTAFGGFPCTAWFDVEDTSVDGCDDIEGLDASAAHIANLLSSEPPDVKLRIGGFSMGAAASLYSAACYAHGKFTSGIPYPITLSAVISLSGWLPCSRTLRGKMESSHIAARRAASLPILLSHGRADEVVSYRNAERSSDTLRSSGFLYLHFKSYNGLGHYTIPEEMDDVGKWLSSRLGLDRSR, from the exons ATGAGTTACTATGGAAGCAGTTCTTCTG GTGGACGGGGCGGTCAGAGAGTTGAGTACGGGAGGACCTATGTGGTGAGGCCAAAGGGAAGGCACCAAGCCACCATTGTGTGGCTTCATGGCCTAGGTGACAATGGTGCAAG CTGGTCCCAACTCCTGGATTCTCTTTCATTGCCAAAT ATCAAGTGGATTTGCCCCACCGCAGCAACCCAGCCTGTCACAGCATTTGGTGGATTCCCTTGCACTGCAT GGTTTGATGTGGAGGATACTTCAGTGGATGGCTGTGACGACATTGAAGGACTGGATGCTTCAGCTGCGCACATTGCAAACCTGCTGTCGTCAGAGCCGCCTGATG TGAAGCTTAGGATTGGTGGTTTCAGCATGGGTGCTGCTGCTTCCCTCTACTCAGCTGCGTGCTATGCTCATGGCAAATTCACAAGTGGCATCCCCTACCCAATCACACTTAGCGCGGTCATCAGCTTGAGTGGATGGCTCCCTTGCTCCAG GACCCTGAGGGGCAAGATGGAGAGCTCACACATAGCTGCAAGAAGAGCTGCCTCCTTGCCTATCTTACTTAGCCATGGAAGAG CGGATGAGGTTGTATCCTACAGGAATGCTGAGAGGTCATCTGACACTCTGCGATCCTCGGGGTTCTTATATCTGCATTTCAAATCCTACAATGG GCTAGGCCACTATACCATCCCTGAAGAGATGGACGACGTTGGCAAGTGGCTCAGCTCAAGGCTTGGCCTCGACAGATCCCGCTAA
- the LOC127774028 gene encoding probable inactive receptor kinase At2g26730 yields MPMAALRLLLLALAVACCAVAEPPQQERSALRAFLAGTPHERALAWNASTPACAWVGVTCDAANATVVALRLPGVGLIGRVPQGTLGALRGLRVLSLRSNRLFGDVPGDLFSLPDLRSLFLQGNLFSGSVPPDVAKLTALQHLTLSHNNLTGAIPFALNGLANLRSLRLDGNRFSGSLPSLTLPLLEDFNVSYNQLNGSIPASLARFPPESFAGNLQLCGKPLSRPCEPFFPSPAGAPTPTDGRGSGGGSVPVSEKKKKKLSGAAVAAIAVGGGAAALLALVLLVVCTAASRRRAANGEVGKTAAARGLTPPSTASGELGELTSSTSKEIALAAAAATAERSRLVFVGKGAAYSFDLEELLRASAEVLGKGSVGTSYKAVLEEGATVVVKRLKEVAASRREFSAHLDSLGKVDHRNLLPVRGYYFSKDEKLLVCDYLPAGSLSATLHGSRGTGRRTMDWDARMRAALSAARGVAHLHAAHSLAHGNLKSSNLLLRPDPDAAALSDYCLHQLFAPLSARPNAGGYRAPELVDARRPTFKSDVYSLGVLFLELLTGKSPGNASVDGDGAVDLPRWVQSVVREEWTAEVFDVELVRLGGSAEEEMVALLQVAMACVATAPDARPDTADVVKMIEEIGSGHGRTTTEESEDRSRGTPPAGTTP; encoded by the exons ATGCCCATGGCCGCGCTCCGCCTCCTGCtgctcgcgctcgccgtcgcctgcTGCGCCGTTGCCGAGCCGCCGCAGCAGGAGCGCTCGGCTCTGCGTGCCTTCCTCGCCGGCACGCCGCACGAGCGGGCGCTCGCCTGGAACGCCTCCACGCCCGCCTGCGCCTGGGTGGGCGTCACCTGCGacgccgccaacgccaccgtcgtcgcgcTCCGCCTCCCCGGCGTCGGCCTCATCGGCCGCGTCCCGCAGGGCACGCTCGGCGCGCTCCGCGGCCTCCGGGTGCTCTCCCTCCGATCCAACCGCCTCTTCGGCGACGTCCCCGGCgacctcttctccctccccgacCTCCGCTCCCTCTTCCTCCAGGGCAACCTCTTCTCCGGCTCCGTCCCGCCCGACGTCGCCAAGCTCACGGCGCTCCAGCACCTCACGCTCTCGCacaacaacctcaccggcgccATCCCCTTCGCGCTCAACGGCCTCGCCAACCTCCGCTCGCTCCGCCTGGACGGCAACCGCTTCTCCGGCAGCCTCCCGAGCTTGACTCTCCCGCTCCTCGAGGACTTCAACGTCTCCTACAACCAGCTCAACGGCTCCATCCCCGCCTCGCTCGCGCGCTTCCCGCCTGAGTCCTTCGCCGGCAACCTCCAGCTATGCGGAAAGCCCCTGAGCCGCCCATGCGAGCCCTTCTTCCCGTCTCCTGCTggcgcgccgacgccgacggatGGACGAGGCAGCGGAGGCGGTTCCGTGCCAGTGtccgagaagaagaagaagaagctgtcCGGCGCGGCGGTCGCGGCCATTGCCgtgggcggcggggcggcagcACTGCTGGCCCTGGTGCTACTCGTGGTCTGCACCGCGGCCTcccggcgccgcgcggcgaACGGCGAGGTCGGGAAaacagcggcggcgaggggcctgacgccgccgtcgacggcgtcggGGGAGCTGGGCGAGCTGACGTCGTCGACGTCGAAGGAGATcgctctggcggcggcggcggcgacggcggagaggagcCGGCTGGTGTTCGTGGGGAAGGGGGCGGCGTACAGCTTCGACCTGGAGGAGCTCCTGCGGGCGTCGGCGGAGGTGCTGGGGAAGGGGAGCGTGGGGACGTCGTACAAGGCGGTGCTGGAGGAGGGCGCCACGGTGGTGGTGAAGCGCCtcaaggaggtggcggcgtcgcggcgagaATTCTCGGCGCACCTCGACTCGCTGGGCAAGGTGGACCACCGCAACCTCCTCCCTGTCCGAGGCTACTACTTCTCCAAGGACGAGAAGCTCCTCGTCTGCGACTACCTCCCCGCCGGCAGCCTCTCCGCCACGCTCCACG GGAGCCGGGGCACCGGGAGGAGGACGATGGACTGGGACGCGCGGATGCGCGCCGCGCTGTcggccgcgcgcggcgtggcgcaCTTGCACGCCGCGCACAGCCTCGCCCACGGCAACCTCAAGTCGTCCAACCTCCTGCTCCGCCCggaccccgacgccgccgcgctctccgaCTACTGCCTCCACCAGCTCTTCGCCCCGCTGTCGGCGCGCCCCAACGCCGGCGGGTACCGGGCGCCGGAGCTGGTGGACGCGCGGCGGCCGACGTTCAAGTCCGACGTGTACTCGCTGGGGGTGCTGTTCCTGGAGCTCCTCACCGGCAAGTCACCCGGGAACGCGTctgtggacggcgacggcgcggtggacCTCCCGCGGTGGGTGCAGTCGGTGGTGCGGGAGGAGTGGACCGCGGAGGTGTTCGACGTGGAGCTGGTGCGGCTCGGCGGgagcgcggaggaggagatggtggcgctgCTGCAGGTGGCCATGGCGTGCGTCGCCACCGCGCCGGACGCCCGCCCGGACACCGCCGACGTGGTCAAGATGATAGAGGAGATCGGCAGCGGCCACGGGCGGACAACGACGGAGGAGAGCGAGGACCGGTCGAGGGGGACGCCGCCGGCAGGCACGACGCCGTGA